In Streptomyces caniferus, one DNA window encodes the following:
- the casB gene encoding type I-E CRISPR-associated protein Cse2/CasB: MTTPTPANGSGLGRYTAFMNHVRRLCTTPEGRVDLRTGLLNGIGEHHAGTTSEHGHGDLWRMYMRITTGDYTIPIPDQTPPARRRTAEEPFLLAATLYATYDAPNPKRTDIPAPLKREPDAQPWQNLGWTLRTATALRPDTARGILTSLCECDYTDLITELPATVSLLRSGGATIRYPVLIRDVVRWQRWPDDVRIEWARSYTTKQNSNKENTK; this comes from the coding sequence ATGACCACCCCGACGCCCGCCAACGGCAGCGGCCTCGGCCGCTACACCGCCTTCATGAACCACGTCCGCCGCCTGTGCACCACACCAGAAGGCCGCGTCGACCTCCGCACCGGCCTCCTGAACGGCATCGGCGAACACCACGCAGGCACCACCAGCGAGCACGGCCACGGCGACCTCTGGCGCATGTACATGCGCATCACCACGGGCGACTACACCATCCCCATCCCGGACCAGACCCCGCCCGCCCGCCGCCGCACCGCCGAAGAGCCGTTCCTCCTCGCCGCGACCCTGTACGCCACCTACGACGCCCCCAATCCCAAGCGCACCGACATCCCGGCCCCCCTGAAACGCGAGCCGGACGCGCAGCCCTGGCAAAACCTCGGCTGGACCCTTCGCACCGCCACCGCTCTCCGCCCCGATACCGCCCGCGGCATCCTCACCAGCCTCTGCGAGTGCGACTACACGGACCTCATCACCGAACTCCCCGCCACCGTCAGCCTCCTGCGCAGCGGCGGCGCCACTATCCGCTACCCGGTGCTCATCCGTGACGTCGTCCGCTGGCAACGCTGGCCCGACGACGTCCGCATCGAATGGGCCCGCTCGTACACCACCAAGCAGAACAGCAACAAGGAGAACACCAAGTGA
- the cas1e gene encoding type I-E CRISPR-associated endonuclease Cas1e codes for MTTPANARRKLAAPTVAMLPRTADSLSFLYLDLVRVQQDDTGVCAVVTTEARGTETVYLPTAALSCVLLGPGTSITTRALATLARHGTTVVATGAGGVRTYSATVPSSLSTRWLETQAHAWADPHEHLAVARRMYEHRFGHGTVPSGTSLEKLRGLEGQRMKALYKLLAQQHRIGRFKRIYDPAAWDQQDPVNLALSSANTCLYGIVHAAIISMGCTPALGFVHSGNQQSFIYDIADLYKTELTIPLAFTLHNASHPEQAARRSFREGLRLFRLMPRIVTDVQRLLAPEATDDQTDDLQEELVDLWDPVTGSVPGGINHAYDGGQ; via the coding sequence ATGACCACACCCGCCAACGCCCGACGCAAACTCGCCGCCCCCACCGTCGCGATGCTGCCACGCACCGCCGACTCCCTGTCCTTCCTCTACCTCGACCTGGTCCGCGTCCAACAAGACGACACCGGCGTCTGCGCCGTCGTTACCACCGAAGCACGCGGCACCGAAACGGTCTACCTTCCCACCGCCGCCCTCAGCTGCGTGCTGCTCGGACCTGGCACCAGCATCACCACTCGCGCCCTGGCCACCCTGGCCCGCCACGGCACCACCGTCGTGGCGACCGGTGCCGGCGGAGTTCGCACCTACAGCGCCACCGTGCCGAGCTCCCTCAGCACCCGATGGCTGGAGACTCAGGCACACGCCTGGGCCGACCCCCACGAACACCTCGCCGTCGCCCGACGCATGTACGAACACCGCTTCGGACACGGCACCGTGCCCTCAGGAACCTCCCTGGAAAAACTCCGCGGCCTGGAAGGGCAGAGGATGAAAGCCCTGTACAAACTCCTCGCCCAGCAGCACCGCATCGGCAGGTTCAAACGCATCTACGACCCCGCCGCCTGGGACCAACAAGACCCCGTCAACCTCGCCCTGTCCTCCGCCAACACCTGCCTGTACGGGATCGTTCACGCCGCGATCATCTCCATGGGCTGCACACCAGCACTCGGCTTCGTCCACAGCGGCAACCAGCAGTCCTTCATCTACGACATCGCCGACCTATACAAAACCGAACTCACCATCCCCCTCGCCTTCACCCTCCACAACGCGTCCCACCCGGAGCAGGCCGCACGCCGCAGCTTCCGCGAGGGCCTGCGCCTCTTCCGGCTGATGCCGCGCATCGTCACCGACGTACAGCGCCTTCTCGCACCGGAGGCCACCGATGATCAAACAGACGACCTGCAGGAAGAACTCGTCGACCTGTGGGACCCCGTCACCGGATCAGTGCCCGGTGGCATCAACCACGCTTACGACGGTGGCCAATGA
- the cas6e gene encoding type I-E CRISPR-associated protein Cas6/Cse3/CasE, giving the protein MTTTTPATTHLAQLHLDLTNRNVLSDLRDHTNLHRRICGLFPDNTGTAPRTAYNVLYRLERTENTATLLVQSTGITINRTALPAGYTTNPVEYRDLTPLLDWLNPGTAVRYRIDANPIKAVSIPGRRGRRTALRGDDAVIWWQQRAHRNGIDPTLILDNPNPPVLASRNGAQRAKIASVRFEGIATITEPTALRHAITTGIGQGRAYGLGLLSIAPHQH; this is encoded by the coding sequence ATGACCACCACGACCCCTGCCACCACCCACCTCGCTCAGCTCCACCTCGACCTCACCAACCGGAACGTCCTCAGCGACCTCCGCGACCACACCAACCTCCACCGTCGTATCTGCGGCCTGTTCCCCGACAACACCGGTACCGCCCCCCGCACCGCCTACAACGTCCTCTACCGACTGGAGAGGACCGAGAACACCGCCACCCTCCTCGTCCAGTCCACCGGCATCACCATCAACCGCACCGCCCTCCCCGCCGGCTACACCACCAACCCCGTTGAATACCGCGACCTCACCCCGCTCCTTGACTGGCTCAACCCCGGCACTGCCGTCCGGTACCGCATCGACGCCAACCCCATCAAGGCCGTCTCCATCCCCGGGCGCCGCGGGCGCCGCACCGCCCTCCGCGGCGACGACGCCGTCATCTGGTGGCAGCAGCGCGCCCACCGCAACGGCATCGACCCCACCCTCATCCTCGACAACCCCAACCCGCCCGTACTCGCCAGCCGCAACGGGGCCCAGCGCGCCAAAATTGCTTCGGTGAGGTTCGAGGGCATCGCCACCATCACCGAGCCCACTGCCCTCCGCCACGCCATCACCACCGGCATTGGCCAGGGACGTGCCTACGGCCTCGGCCTTCTCTCCATCGCCCCCCACCAGCACTAA
- the cas6e gene encoding type I-E CRISPR-associated protein Cas6/Cse3/CasE translates to MTTLWLTRIQPHLHQRQARKDLSSAAPLHQRLMQLFPDHLGDQARRKAGVLFRTEDTGPTPVILLQSHLRPDLDELPTGYATAATKELTPLLEALRPGLAVRYRITANAVRKPGHTTRATTGAPAVIPLTGADADHWWQRQAEGRSGLHLTTAHSAPLDTARGERAQDKRRITHARTRFDGIAHIKDTELLRQRILDGIGRGKAYGCGLLTLAPASRHTP, encoded by the coding sequence ATGACGACGCTGTGGCTCACCCGCATCCAGCCCCACCTGCACCAACGCCAGGCACGCAAAGACCTCTCCAGCGCCGCGCCCCTGCACCAACGCCTGATGCAGCTCTTCCCCGACCACCTCGGGGACCAGGCCCGACGCAAGGCCGGCGTCCTCTTCCGCACCGAGGACACCGGCCCCACCCCCGTGATCCTCCTGCAAAGCCACCTGCGGCCCGACCTCGACGAACTCCCCACCGGCTACGCCACCGCAGCCACCAAGGAACTCACCCCCCTGCTGGAGGCACTCCGGCCCGGCCTCGCCGTGCGCTACCGCATCACCGCCAACGCCGTCCGCAAACCAGGCCACACCACCCGCGCCACCACCGGCGCCCCCGCCGTCATACCGCTGACCGGAGCCGACGCCGACCACTGGTGGCAACGCCAAGCCGAAGGACGAAGCGGCCTGCACCTGACCACCGCCCACTCCGCCCCCCTCGATACCGCCCGCGGCGAACGCGCCCAGGACAAACGCCGCATCACCCACGCCCGCACCCGCTTCGACGGCATCGCCCACATCAAGGACACCGAGCTGCTGCGCCAGCGCATCCTCGACGGCATCGGCCGCGGCAAAGCCTACGGCTGCGGCCTGCTCACCCTGGCCCCAGCAAGCCGGCACACACCATGA
- a CDS encoding HNH endonuclease family protein yields the protein MIKTTARAFAAAALALLPLTTATTTAHAAETLSLHDGIEALPQAAESRDGYERTKFKHWIDEDKDGCNTRNEVLLAEATTAPTVGAGCKITGGTWRSYYDDTTVQGPSGLDIDHMVPLAEAWDSGASQWTAARRQAYANDLGAERSLVAVTAKSNRSKADQDPAQWMPPAADAQCTYLSDWVSTKLRWSLTVDRTERDTLRQLAAGCENTDVEFERV from the coding sequence ATGATCAAGACGACTGCCCGCGCCTTCGCGGCCGCGGCCCTCGCCCTACTGCCCCTCACCACCGCCACCACCACCGCTCACGCGGCCGAGACGCTCAGCCTGCACGACGGAATCGAAGCCCTCCCCCAGGCCGCCGAGTCCCGCGACGGCTACGAGCGCACCAAGTTCAAGCACTGGATCGACGAGGACAAGGACGGCTGCAACACCCGCAATGAAGTCCTACTCGCCGAAGCCACCACAGCGCCCACGGTCGGAGCCGGCTGCAAAATCACCGGCGGAACCTGGCGTTCCTACTACGATGACACGACCGTCCAGGGGCCGTCCGGCCTGGACATCGACCACATGGTGCCGCTCGCCGAAGCCTGGGACTCCGGCGCCTCCCAATGGACCGCAGCCCGACGCCAGGCTTACGCCAACGACCTCGGCGCCGAACGCTCCCTGGTCGCCGTCACCGCCAAGAGCAACCGCTCCAAAGCCGACCAGGACCCCGCCCAGTGGATGCCGCCGGCCGCCGACGCCCAGTGCACCTACCTGTCCGACTGGGTGAGCACCAAGCTCCGCTGGTCACTGACCGTCGACCGCACCGAACGCGACACCCTGCGACAGCTCGCCGCCGGCTGCGAGAACACCGACGTGGAGTTCGAGCGGGTGTAG
- the cas3 gene encoding CRISPR-associated helicase Cas3', which translates to MRPPVDHRLWGKWSGLEDMGAPYPVVCHLIDTAMIAGRLWDSYLTAGQRRVIAAGWGVSEEHAQQLMMFWAGLHDLGKLCPSFQHQAPEATAGLLDHPHYKPPTDDSAIKHERVSHLTTPALLVQLGYPTHGRPLRSIAHQVGQILGGHHGTYSQALTAHALTDPERQEPRIGHTPGWVEQRAAHLHTLRALCGNPAPPAEFAPGGACVLATGLIVLADWLASRTGWIRARHWERNHAPDANDWTEHAARAHKHALAAVTGVQLTAPVWKPIDTFADMFPFITEPHPLQADLGKRLPALVNGPGLVLVTAPTGDGKTESALYAAHVLGHASGTEGLGVFLPTMATTNAMHRRIVEHVQRLQAAPIPVRLLHSMAWLEESAKTTDDTLIANCAETVRISGEWLRGRHRGLLGGAAVGTWDTAALAALPVRYNVMRWLGLTGKTVIIDEAHAYDAYGHRLTERLLEWLGHTRTPVVLLSATLTGTIATCLADAYRRGAGHTTPITLDPTYPGWTFVDATTGQVTTSETLPTTRARALTITAQSVQHAAASANADSRLATITRTLQPMTSEGAGCALVVCNTVADAQATARHLRQAWTGTHRPLVQLLHARMPARQRDAITRRLEHWAGKPRPAYTTPTGHYTRARGQRPPRPVIVVATQVVEQSLDVDFDHVISDLAPIALLLQRAGRCHRHDRPERPHWASDPAMTVLIPIGQLPPRNWGTVYSENLLTRTRDALTTLPAGVCNIPEDVQHLVDTVYTADWATDAGMNDIATEQAMRTIADQATIPTPTRPIRDLHHLTTIDDEDLLVTRLGADSARILPVWTSPDGTPHLDRDATHAPLPTTINPNDTTTIRNLMARTIQIDHRWLTGRGPETDTPTGWAGIGGLRDVLLLPQPVTPDGTPRPYRIGRQCLHLSRVDGLVRE; encoded by the coding sequence ATGCGTCCGCCTGTTGACCATCGACTGTGGGGTAAATGGAGTGGTTTGGAGGACATGGGCGCCCCGTACCCAGTGGTGTGTCACCTGATCGACACCGCGATGATCGCTGGTCGCCTGTGGGACTCCTACCTCACCGCTGGTCAGCGACGCGTCATCGCCGCCGGGTGGGGCGTGAGCGAGGAGCACGCCCAGCAACTGATGATGTTCTGGGCTGGACTCCACGACCTCGGGAAACTATGTCCGTCGTTCCAGCACCAAGCCCCCGAGGCCACGGCCGGTCTCCTTGACCACCCCCACTACAAACCACCAACGGACGACAGTGCGATCAAGCACGAGAGGGTCTCGCACCTCACCACCCCGGCTCTCCTGGTCCAGCTCGGCTACCCCACACATGGGCGTCCGCTCCGGTCGATCGCACACCAGGTCGGGCAGATCCTCGGCGGCCACCACGGCACCTACAGCCAGGCCCTCACCGCCCATGCCCTCACCGATCCCGAGCGTCAGGAACCGCGTATCGGCCACACCCCTGGGTGGGTCGAGCAGCGGGCCGCGCACCTCCACACTCTGCGCGCCCTGTGCGGAAACCCGGCACCTCCGGCCGAGTTCGCGCCGGGTGGGGCGTGCGTCCTGGCGACCGGCCTGATCGTCCTCGCTGACTGGCTCGCCTCCCGAACAGGCTGGATCCGCGCCCGCCACTGGGAGCGAAACCACGCCCCGGACGCGAACGACTGGACCGAACACGCGGCACGGGCCCACAAGCACGCGCTAGCCGCGGTGACCGGCGTGCAGCTCACCGCCCCCGTCTGGAAGCCGATCGACACGTTCGCGGACATGTTCCCGTTCATCACCGAACCCCACCCCCTGCAAGCAGACCTCGGCAAGCGCCTCCCCGCACTCGTGAACGGGCCCGGCCTCGTCCTCGTCACCGCTCCGACCGGCGACGGCAAAACCGAATCCGCGCTCTATGCCGCGCATGTCCTCGGACACGCGTCCGGCACCGAGGGACTGGGTGTGTTCCTGCCGACCATGGCAACGACCAACGCCATGCATCGCCGCATCGTCGAACACGTCCAACGCCTCCAGGCCGCTCCCATCCCCGTGCGGCTCCTGCACTCCATGGCGTGGCTCGAAGAAAGCGCCAAGACCACCGACGACACGCTGATCGCGAACTGTGCCGAAACCGTCAGGATTTCGGGGGAGTGGCTTCGAGGCCGCCATCGCGGGCTCCTCGGCGGCGCGGCCGTCGGAACCTGGGACACCGCCGCGCTCGCCGCGCTGCCCGTCCGCTACAACGTCATGCGCTGGCTCGGCCTCACCGGGAAGACCGTCATTATCGACGAGGCCCATGCCTACGACGCGTACGGCCACCGCCTCACCGAACGCCTCCTCGAATGGCTCGGGCACACCCGCACCCCGGTCGTGCTGCTGTCCGCCACGCTCACCGGGACCATCGCCACCTGTCTCGCCGACGCCTATCGCCGCGGCGCAGGCCACACCACCCCCATCACGCTCGACCCCACCTACCCCGGCTGGACATTCGTGGACGCCACGACCGGCCAGGTCACCACCAGTGAAACCCTCCCCACCACCCGTGCCCGCGCCCTCACCATCACCGCCCAAAGCGTCCAGCACGCAGCCGCCTCGGCCAACGCCGACAGCCGCCTCGCCACCATCACCCGCACCCTCCAGCCCATGACCAGCGAAGGCGCCGGGTGCGCGCTCGTCGTCTGCAACACCGTCGCCGACGCCCAGGCCACCGCCCGGCATCTGCGCCAAGCCTGGACCGGCACCCACCGGCCGCTTGTGCAGCTCCTCCACGCCCGCATGCCCGCCCGCCAACGCGACGCCATCACCCGCCGCCTCGAACACTGGGCAGGCAAACCCCGCCCCGCCTACACCACCCCCACCGGCCACTACACCCGTGCCCGTGGCCAGCGACCGCCGCGGCCGGTGATCGTGGTCGCCACCCAAGTCGTTGAACAGTCCCTTGACGTGGACTTCGACCACGTCATCAGCGACCTCGCCCCCATCGCCCTCCTCCTCCAGCGCGCGGGCCGCTGCCACCGCCACGACCGCCCAGAACGCCCCCACTGGGCATCCGACCCGGCCATGACCGTCCTGATCCCCATCGGCCAACTCCCGCCTCGCAACTGGGGAACCGTCTACAGCGAAAACCTCCTCACCCGTACCCGAGACGCCCTCACCACCCTCCCCGCAGGCGTCTGCAACATCCCCGAAGACGTCCAACACCTGGTCGACACCGTCTACACCGCCGACTGGGCCACCGACGCCGGCATGAATGACATCGCCACCGAACAGGCCATGCGCACCATCGCCGACCAGGCCACCATCCCCACTCCCACCCGCCCCATCCGCGACCTCCACCACCTCACCACCATCGACGACGAAGATCTACTCGTCACCCGCCTCGGAGCCGACAGCGCCCGCATCCTCCCCGTCTGGACCAGCCCCGACGGCACACCCCACCTCGACCGCGATGCCACCCACGCCCCTCTCCCCACCACCATCAACCCCAACGACACCACCACCATCCGCAACCTCATGGCCCGCACCATCCAAATCGACCACCGATGGCTCACCGGCCGTGGACCCGAAACCGACACCCCCACCGGCTGGGCGGGCATTGGAGGTCTCCGCGACGTTCTCCTCCTCCCGCAACCCGTCACCCCCGACGGCACCCCACGCCCCTACCGCATCGGCAGGCAGTGCCTCCACCTCAGCCGAGTTGACGGTCTCGTACGGGAATAG
- a CDS encoding restriction endonuclease fold toxin-2 domain-containing protein, with translation MHTLNELLIELVLALIRELDEQAGMAGDDDAGRAFAALYDSASKATVNQAGEAAHVMGRGSESLLQTANNYMATESKVAEDMLAAIGQRSASEPYSGNSADCAPAPRGRGNELPEVIGETSAIDKYLVGDRFRGDPEKLRSVARTWRKAKNISERVLSDAQDCWKTAARNHEGKTAEAVNAFFTKFVGRDHPPAKAEPSCTLLANLPAACQQLANACDRYADHVEAASKKSWGETASDALFDSGGDSVWDNPAFGGNGEDGGLHAAVSGDDRIMDLASLGHSLDSSQSRVRVPQPDPAPWKPSPILPPGLPLPLPPRIPIMIPAGYTKPDPSLYRPAMPPPVPPDPRFPPLTPTERQSFNRWAHSLRDGGFSGGTKAERDYQHRTAGYPEKEVPIDPRKSALGTLMVDGLRDTDGMAVEAKFVKRPGCTYRNLDDLENGDNFQEKVLHKKDEKELYKYKAAIEYPAHAGRLRGVEVATNDPDAVPYWDALLVAHGVNGYSRHVP, from the coding sequence ATGCACACCCTCAACGAGCTGCTCATCGAGCTGGTGCTCGCGCTGATCAGGGAACTGGATGAGCAGGCCGGTATGGCCGGCGACGATGACGCTGGACGGGCCTTTGCCGCCTTGTACGACAGTGCTTCGAAGGCGACGGTGAACCAGGCGGGCGAGGCCGCGCACGTCATGGGGCGAGGAAGCGAGTCCCTGCTGCAGACGGCCAACAACTACATGGCGACGGAGAGCAAGGTCGCGGAGGACATGCTCGCCGCGATCGGGCAGCGCAGCGCGTCCGAGCCGTACTCCGGCAATTCAGCGGACTGTGCCCCGGCGCCCCGGGGCCGCGGGAACGAACTGCCCGAGGTCATCGGGGAGACCTCCGCAATCGACAAGTACCTCGTCGGTGACCGCTTCCGCGGCGACCCGGAAAAGCTCAGGTCGGTGGCACGAACCTGGCGAAAGGCGAAGAACATATCTGAGCGTGTCCTGTCCGACGCGCAGGATTGCTGGAAGACGGCCGCCCGCAACCACGAAGGGAAGACCGCAGAGGCGGTCAACGCCTTCTTCACCAAGTTCGTGGGCCGTGACCACCCGCCGGCCAAGGCCGAGCCGTCATGCACTCTGCTGGCAAATCTGCCAGCTGCGTGCCAACAGCTCGCCAACGCCTGCGACAGGTACGCCGACCACGTCGAAGCCGCCAGCAAGAAGTCCTGGGGAGAAACCGCGTCCGACGCGTTATTCGACAGCGGCGGAGACTCCGTCTGGGACAACCCCGCCTTCGGAGGCAACGGTGAGGACGGGGGGCTCCACGCGGCAGTCTCTGGCGACGACCGCATCATGGACCTCGCCAGCCTGGGCCACAGTCTGGACTCCTCGCAATCGCGCGTACGCGTTCCGCAGCCCGACCCGGCCCCCTGGAAACCCAGCCCGATCCTTCCGCCAGGGCTCCCCCTCCCGCTGCCGCCTCGAATCCCCATCATGATCCCGGCCGGCTACACCAAACCCGATCCGAGCCTCTACCGTCCGGCGATGCCGCCACCCGTCCCTCCGGACCCGCGGTTCCCGCCGCTGACGCCCACCGAGCGACAGAGCTTCAACCGATGGGCACACAGCCTTCGCGACGGGGGCTTCTCCGGCGGCACCAAAGCCGAAAGGGACTATCAACACCGCACCGCGGGCTACCCCGAGAAGGAGGTCCCGATCGATCCGCGCAAGTCAGCCCTCGGCACACTGATGGTGGACGGCCTGCGCGACACCGACGGCATGGCCGTGGAGGCCAAGTTCGTCAAGAGACCGGGATGCACGTACCGGAACCTCGACGACCTGGAGAACGGCGACAACTTCCAGGAGAAGGTACTCCACAAGAAGGACGAGAAAGAGCTGTACAAATACAAGGCGGCGATCGAGTACCCGGCCCACGCGGGCCGCTTACGCGGCGTAGAGGTCGCCACCAACGACCCCGACGCCGTGCCCTACTGGGATGCCCTGCTCGTCGCCCACGGGGTCAACGGCTATAGCCGACACGTGCCCTGA
- the cas5e gene encoding type I-E CRISPR-associated protein Cas5/CasD, which produces MPGLILHLSAPWQSWGAPTDHTVRPTHQYPTRSGLIGLIASALGRPRDFANTDLNQLTYTVRVDRAGHREMDFHTIGGGYPRAMTPATADGKRRKEGEGTLLTERWYLADAAFTVAATGPANVITLASEALAAPVYAPYLGRRSCPPDTPLLIRTTDNDPAAELHRMPLHANAPRGADTVTVKFIHETAPEPSAHPTATLRDIPGPGRTWTSRDIWETHVNLPASLCAGAGTDWINALTSYTR; this is translated from the coding sequence ATGCCTGGTCTGATCCTGCACCTCTCCGCCCCCTGGCAGTCCTGGGGCGCACCCACCGACCACACCGTGCGCCCCACCCACCAGTACCCCACCCGCAGTGGCCTCATCGGTCTGATCGCCTCCGCGCTCGGCCGCCCCCGCGACTTCGCGAACACAGACCTAAACCAGCTCACGTACACCGTCCGTGTGGATCGCGCCGGTCACCGGGAGATGGACTTCCACACCATCGGCGGCGGCTACCCGCGCGCCATGACTCCCGCCACCGCCGACGGCAAGAGGAGGAAAGAGGGGGAAGGGACACTACTCACCGAGCGCTGGTATCTCGCCGACGCCGCGTTCACCGTCGCGGCCACCGGCCCCGCGAACGTCATCACCCTCGCCTCCGAGGCTCTCGCCGCCCCCGTCTACGCCCCCTATCTCGGCCGCCGCTCCTGCCCTCCCGACACCCCGCTCCTCATCCGCACCACCGACAACGACCCCGCGGCCGAACTGCACCGCATGCCTCTGCACGCCAATGCCCCCCGAGGCGCCGACACGGTGACCGTGAAGTTCATCCACGAGACCGCCCCCGAACCGAGTGCCCACCCGACCGCCACCCTCCGCGACATCCCAGGGCCTGGCCGCACCTGGACCAGCCGCGACATCTGGGAAACCCACGTCAACCTCCCCGCCAGCCTCTGCGCCGGTGCCGGGACCGACTGGATCAACGCCCTCACCAGCTACACCCGCTGA
- the cas2e gene encoding type I-E CRISPR-associated endoribonuclease Cas2e has translation MASMIALSLTAVPDHLRGALTRWLLEVTPELYVGTVSAKVRDELWKTVANSTGNGIAVLIYPADNEQGFAIRMSGQRRRHLRDFDGLTLVSFNSALPTEEADNETAKHS, from the coding sequence GTGGCATCGATGATCGCTCTGTCCCTCACGGCGGTACCAGACCACCTGCGCGGAGCACTGACCCGCTGGCTTCTGGAGGTCACCCCCGAGCTCTACGTCGGCACCGTCTCAGCGAAAGTCAGGGACGAACTCTGGAAAACCGTAGCCAACTCCACCGGCAACGGGATCGCTGTCCTCATCTACCCCGCCGACAACGAGCAAGGCTTCGCCATACGGATGTCCGGCCAACGACGACGACACCTCCGCGACTTCGACGGACTCACCTTGGTCTCATTCAACTCAGCCCTACCCACCGAAGAAGCAGATAACGAAACGGCAAAACACTCCTAA
- the cas7e gene encoding type I-E CRISPR-associated protein Cas7/Cse4/CasC, translating to MTTASAARTPLYIDVHLIHSTPYANLNRDRQGAPKTATYGGSLRPRLSSQNGRRHTRTHLQNALGIRAFRTRRTPQEVATRLIAQGWDADTALTAAQLLIIGADIKGLGLTTEGTNALLFLPEAAFDALASIATEYREALTTAADSAAQAIADAKAKAEAAAQKAADSDGDQDDAPEEQEAAEAGPVAAAWKKISAADRKKITGEVLDVLRSRNASIAAFGRMLANESASTVDGAVQMAHSLATHSARTQVDFFSAVDDVVHNAGTETGAGHMGDQRYTSATFYRYSTLNIRELVDNLDGDTDTALQVTSEFLRAFPLAVLPAKASGTAPHTVPHLIHVAVRTDRPINLVGAYETPVPATTDGYLSASLAALDEHAGAHTRMLGNSRIAGAAHTALVDTEFEHLGDRTDSLDHLVDRITSIIAKHIA from the coding sequence GTGACCACCGCTTCCGCCGCCCGCACCCCCCTCTACATCGATGTCCACCTCATCCACTCCACCCCCTACGCGAATTTGAACCGCGACCGCCAGGGCGCTCCCAAAACGGCCACGTACGGTGGCAGCCTCCGCCCGCGCCTCTCCTCTCAGAACGGCCGCCGCCACACGCGCACCCACCTGCAAAACGCCCTCGGCATCCGCGCGTTCCGCACCCGTCGCACACCCCAGGAAGTGGCCACGCGGCTGATCGCCCAGGGCTGGGATGCCGACACCGCCCTCACTGCTGCCCAGCTCCTCATCATCGGTGCCGACATCAAGGGGCTCGGTCTGACCACCGAGGGCACCAATGCCCTGTTGTTCCTCCCTGAGGCGGCGTTCGACGCCCTCGCCTCCATCGCCACCGAATACCGCGAGGCCCTCACCACCGCCGCAGACTCCGCAGCTCAGGCCATTGCCGACGCCAAGGCCAAGGCTGAAGCCGCTGCCCAGAAGGCGGCCGACAGCGACGGGGACCAGGACGACGCCCCCGAAGAGCAGGAGGCCGCCGAGGCAGGGCCGGTTGCCGCTGCCTGGAAGAAGATCAGCGCCGCTGACCGGAAGAAGATCACGGGCGAGGTCCTGGACGTCCTCCGCAGCCGCAACGCGTCCATCGCCGCGTTCGGCCGCATGCTCGCCAACGAGTCCGCCTCCACGGTCGACGGGGCCGTACAGATGGCCCACTCACTTGCCACCCACAGCGCCCGGACCCAGGTCGACTTCTTCTCCGCAGTCGACGACGTGGTCCACAACGCAGGCACCGAGACCGGCGCTGGCCACATGGGCGACCAGCGCTACACCTCCGCCACCTTCTACCGCTACTCCACCCTCAACATCCGCGAACTCGTCGACAACCTCGACGGCGACACCGACACCGCCCTCCAGGTGACCAGCGAGTTCCTGCGCGCGTTCCCCCTCGCCGTCCTCCCCGCCAAGGCATCAGGGACTGCGCCGCATACGGTTCCGCACCTCATCCACGTCGCCGTCCGCACCGACCGGCCCATCAACCTCGTCGGCGCCTACGAGACCCCCGTCCCCGCCACCACCGACGGCTACCTTTCCGCTTCCCTCGCCGCCCTCGACGAGCACGCCGGTGCCCACACCCGCATGCTCGGCAACAGCCGTATCGCCGGCGCCGCCCACACCGCCCTCGTAGACACCGAGTTCGAGCACCTCGGCGACCGCACTGACAGCCTCGACCACCTCGTCGACCGCATCACCAGCATCATCGCCAAGCACATCGCCTGA